A DNA window from Planctomycetia bacterium contains the following coding sequences:
- a CDS encoding SGNH/GDSL hydrolase family protein produces the protein MNGVSWIRSFLICATVVGLCVSTEAGEFFIRDGERVAFLGDSITEQGKPGETDRGGLYTVYIESYVLTRFPTWKLDFRNFGIGGDSAALIQRQSEPIDWATLRSGDDTLRKPKIEAYVAHGLNRDVLPWQPTLVTIQFGMNDFGYQNFNDASYRRFMLAENALVKTLRDRNCRVALFTPQPIEHTPDKPNPNEEGSNTALRKFADGLKEVATQQKVLFVDHFDPYMTLVRQARAATPPEYFGGGRDAVHPGAPGHAVMAWVILKELGAGSEVSAAEIDAAENRVVATSKCRIKELVKQADGTIRFERIDDALPMPIDARAEPALKRATILADLNRYLLKVTGLEAARYEVLIDGEMAATVDSGELQQGWNMATAKGPITAQSQQVMQLVLKKNAIVFRRWQELLTQTDPRLTELESQLRHARLPRAHQFTLKPVAHVNK, from the coding sequence ATGAATGGTGTTTCATGGATTCGTTCGTTCTTGATCTGCGCCACCGTCGTTGGACTGTGTGTCTCGACCGAGGCTGGCGAGTTCTTTATTCGCGATGGTGAACGGGTCGCATTTCTCGGCGACAGTATTACCGAGCAGGGAAAACCAGGCGAAACCGATCGAGGTGGGCTGTATACGGTTTATATCGAGTCCTATGTCCTGACTCGTTTTCCGACATGGAAACTGGACTTCCGAAACTTTGGCATCGGTGGTGATTCTGCGGCGCTCATTCAGCGCCAGTCGGAACCGATTGATTGGGCCACGCTTAGATCGGGTGATGATACGTTGCGGAAACCGAAGATCGAGGCGTATGTCGCTCATGGCCTGAACCGCGACGTGTTGCCGTGGCAGCCAACGCTGGTCACGATTCAATTCGGCATGAACGATTTTGGTTATCAGAATTTTAATGATGCCAGCTATCGGAGATTCATGCTGGCTGAGAACGCGTTGGTGAAAACGTTACGCGACCGTAATTGTCGTGTCGCATTATTCACGCCGCAACCGATCGAGCATACGCCGGACAAGCCCAATCCCAACGAGGAGGGGAGCAACACGGCGCTGCGAAAATTTGCTGATGGCTTGAAGGAAGTCGCCACGCAACAGAAGGTGTTGTTCGTCGACCACTTTGATCCCTACATGACCTTGGTGCGTCAGGCTCGCGCGGCCACACCACCGGAATATTTCGGTGGGGGCCGGGATGCCGTTCATCCCGGAGCACCGGGGCATGCCGTCATGGCTTGGGTGATTTTGAAAGAACTGGGCGCTGGCTCGGAAGTCTCTGCGGCCGAAATCGACGCCGCTGAGAATCGGGTCGTGGCGACAAGCAAGTGCCGGATCAAAGAGTTGGTAAAACAAGCAGACGGTACGATCCGTTTCGAGCGAATCGACGACGCGCTGCCGATGCCCATCGACGCGCGGGCGGAACCGGCCTTAAAGCGAGCAACGATTCTTGCGGATCTGAATCGCTATCTGTTGAAAGTCACGGGTCTTGAAGCCGCGCGGTACGAGGTGCTGATCGATGGCGAAATGGCCGCGACGGTCGACTCCGGTGAACTGCAGCAAGGATGGAACATGGCGACCGCGAAAGGTCCTATCACTGCCCAATCGCAGCAAGTGATGCAGTTGGTTTTGAAGAAGAACGCGATCGTCTTCCGACGTTGGCAAGAACTGCTGACCCAAACGGATCCCCGGCTGACCGAACTCGAATCCCAGCTTCGTCACGCTCGACTTCCGCGAGCGCATCAGTTCACTTTGAAACCGGTCGCCCATGTGAATAAGTAG
- a CDS encoding integrase core domain-containing protein, with amino-acid sequence MAAGSITATPTRSETDRAAAGVSGDKPMLVADGGVENFNGAVDELIASGLLSRVLAQTEITFSNSMIESWWRVLKHQWLFLNPLDSVRRVETLVAFYVQAHNATIPHSAFPGQTPDEMYYFGTGDKIPGELEAARQLARQARVEANRKRTCSVCEPVTVSLN; translated from the coding sequence GTGGCAGCGGGAAGTATTACAGCTACGCCGACGCGTTCAGAAACTGATCGCGCTGCTGCGGGTGTCAGCGGCGATAAACCGATGCTAGTTGCCGATGGCGGCGTCGAGAACTTCAACGGAGCCGTCGACGAGCTGATTGCCTCGGGCCTGCTGAGCCGAGTCCTGGCCCAAACCGAGATCACGTTCTCGAATTCGATGATCGAATCTTGGTGGCGCGTGCTCAAGCACCAGTGGCTGTTCCTGAACCCGCTAGATTCGGTTCGTAGGGTCGAGACGCTCGTGGCGTTTTATGTACAAGCGCACAACGCCACAATCCCGCATTCCGCGTTCCCCGGGCAGACGCCGGACGAAATGTACTACTTCGGCACGGGAGACAAGATTCCTGGAGAACTGGAAGCGGCTCGGCAACTGGCACGTCAGGCACGAGTGGAGGCCAATCGGAAGCGGACCTGTAGCGTCTGTGAACCCGTGACCGTGAGCCTCAACTGA
- a CDS encoding DUF1552 domain-containing protein — protein sequence MPHPTWHLDRRTFLRGTGLSLALPWLEAMASAAPTATDKPKRFCAFFFGNGVALSKPSDPTSDWNWFPRTEGPDYEFTRSLETLARHKQNLTIFGQLSHPTSRQLVGHNTGDVWLTGADIRLNLNNSISIDQLIARQYGLHTRIPSLVLSSNGGTGMKSRATTISFDQQGRAIPAESNPRSIFERLFEKPADGDRAAHERALSAGRKRVDFLLEDARSLRNRLGRPDQQRLDEFLSSLSEVESRLSRAQTWLGKAIPDVDRSKFNLEVSQKGPTDYIRTMMDLIVLAFETDTSRVATYQISSEDGHGICDRFPGIIKIGTGKHGGHHGLSHSDPTKDSSWGEYDRYLAEQFAYFLDRLSAIREGETSVLDRTLAMYGSGTSNTHNARNYPIVLAGGKDLGFRHGRYIKAREERPLGDLYVTMLHRLDLPVRKFADNASEFTEIVG from the coding sequence ATGCCTCACCCCACCTGGCACCTTGACCGACGCACCTTCCTTCGTGGCACGGGGCTCTCCCTGGCGCTCCCCTGGCTCGAAGCGATGGCTTCCGCCGCCCCGACCGCCACGGACAAACCGAAGCGTTTCTGTGCGTTCTTTTTCGGCAATGGTGTCGCCCTGTCGAAACCCAGCGATCCAACCAGCGATTGGAACTGGTTCCCACGGACCGAGGGTCCCGACTACGAATTCACCCGCTCGCTTGAGACGCTTGCCAGACATAAGCAGAATCTCACGATCTTCGGTCAACTTTCCCATCCGACCAGTCGGCAGCTTGTTGGTCACAACACGGGCGACGTCTGGCTCACGGGAGCCGATATTCGCCTCAATCTCAACAACTCGATCTCGATCGATCAGTTGATTGCGCGCCAGTACGGTCTGCACACACGGATTCCCTCGCTGGTGCTCTCGAGCAACGGCGGCACCGGCATGAAGAGCCGAGCCACCACGATCTCGTTCGATCAACAAGGGCGAGCCATCCCCGCAGAGTCGAATCCACGCAGCATTTTTGAACGCCTCTTCGAAAAGCCGGCCGACGGCGACCGCGCGGCTCACGAACGGGCTCTCTCAGCGGGTCGCAAGCGCGTCGACTTCTTGTTGGAAGATGCTCGTTCGCTGCGCAATCGGCTCGGTCGACCCGATCAACAGCGGCTCGATGAATTCCTCTCCTCGTTGAGCGAAGTCGAAAGTCGGCTCAGCAGGGCGCAAACTTGGCTCGGCAAAGCGATCCCCGATGTCGATCGCTCGAAGTTCAATCTCGAAGTCTCTCAGAAGGGGCCGACAGACTATATCCGCACGATGATGGATCTCATCGTGCTCGCCTTCGAGACCGATACCTCGCGCGTGGCGACCTATCAGATTTCATCCGAAGACGGCCACGGAATTTGCGATCGCTTCCCCGGCATCATCAAGATCGGTACGGGCAAACACGGTGGACACCACGGCCTCAGTCACTCTGATCCAACCAAAGATTCGAGCTGGGGTGAGTACGATCGTTACCTCGCCGAACAGTTTGCCTACTTCCTCGATCGACTCTCGGCCATTCGCGAAGGTGAAACGAGCGTGCTTGATCGTACGCTGGCCATGTACGGAAGCGGCACGAGTAACACGCACAACGCGCGGAACTATCCAATCGTGCTGGCGGGAGGCAAAGACCTCGGTTTCCGCCACGGCCGCTACATCAAAGCCCGCGAGGAACGCCCGCTCGGCGACCTCTACGTGACCATGTTGCACCGCCTCGATCTCCCCGTCCGCAAGTTTGCCGATAACGCGAGCGAATTCACGGAAATCGTCGGCTAA
- a CDS encoding DUF1592 domain-containing protein encodes MSLMLATMSVSVQSAHAAEPIPFAKVSGLLKQHCHKCHGLTDNKPKGELRIDELNPDLIQGNDGDHWQEVLNRLNFGDMPPKDEPQLAKAERELITGWIVQEMRRAALTKNPATHFRRLTRREYERTMQDLLGLSIEFGSRLPEDGRSKEGFRNDGDALRMSPLQYEMYLQIADEALAEAIVTGPAPEVHRYRLEAKKPVEVLPKPADLPGESYDYRAKDKTFTIGDDCQFGKDQKNQHPIGVLLPDAPRPFGEAALARPDFRYGFRLHHPFRRGEMLIRVRAARFEPEPELESTRLPQLAVGLGCTNLHGVELKPVGSPIVVDDFESRTYEFRARLENFPLPNPGPFRNQNCSILYAWNAAPKLANEANPPQLKIEWIEFESPFLEEWPPASHTRILFPNRDGLTENDYAREVIKRFATRAFRGPIEKQELDRLMSFWTRARSEADSLEASIRETLSVVLTATRFLALPASRSGSTGKERLTDHELAARLSYFLWSSMPDETLLQLAEQGKLRDPRVLAEQTRRMLKDRNAWQFIEQFAEQWLELDRLQRVTVNKNRYPEYNDQLASAMKQETIHFFAHVLQNDLSILNFLDADFTFVNEILAKHYGIPEVHGSNFRKVQLDPLLERGGLLTQASVLTGNSDGLDGHPIKRGMWLLKNLLDDPPPPPPPNVPELDRASDPKLKGLTITQALALHRNSSACSGCHNKIDPWGIAFEEYDAIGQWRKQKSTQAIDTKAELPTGVTINGLRELKIELLRTRSDDLRQAVLRRVASYALGRSLTLSDMEVIDSLVPALKKREDRLSALIELVIASEPFQTK; translated from the coding sequence GTGTCGCTGATGCTGGCCACAATGTCCGTGTCAGTGCAGTCCGCGCACGCCGCCGAGCCAATACCGTTCGCCAAAGTTTCCGGGCTACTCAAACAGCATTGCCATAAGTGCCACGGTTTGACAGACAACAAACCGAAGGGGGAGTTGCGGATCGACGAGCTGAACCCGGATCTCATCCAAGGGAATGACGGCGATCACTGGCAAGAGGTGCTCAATCGACTCAACTTCGGCGACATGCCTCCCAAGGACGAGCCTCAGCTTGCGAAAGCGGAACGCGAGCTGATCACGGGCTGGATCGTGCAAGAAATGCGGAGAGCTGCGCTGACCAAAAATCCAGCTACCCACTTCCGTCGGCTCACGCGCCGTGAGTACGAACGGACGATGCAGGATCTGCTGGGATTGTCGATCGAGTTTGGCAGCCGGCTTCCTGAAGATGGACGTTCCAAGGAAGGCTTTCGCAATGACGGCGACGCCCTGCGGATGTCGCCCCTGCAGTACGAGATGTACCTGCAAATCGCCGATGAGGCCCTCGCCGAGGCCATTGTCACCGGACCAGCTCCCGAGGTGCATCGGTATCGCCTCGAGGCGAAGAAGCCGGTCGAAGTCTTGCCAAAGCCCGCGGATTTGCCAGGCGAAAGCTATGACTATCGCGCTAAAGACAAGACGTTCACGATTGGCGATGACTGCCAGTTCGGAAAAGATCAGAAGAATCAGCATCCGATCGGAGTGTTGCTGCCCGACGCTCCACGACCGTTCGGCGAAGCTGCCTTGGCGCGGCCCGACTTTCGCTACGGCTTTCGACTGCATCATCCATTTCGGCGCGGCGAAATGCTGATCCGTGTGCGTGCTGCACGGTTCGAGCCCGAACCCGAACTGGAGTCGACTCGACTACCGCAATTGGCCGTCGGGCTCGGATGCACGAACTTGCATGGCGTTGAACTCAAGCCGGTTGGTTCGCCGATCGTCGTTGATGATTTTGAGTCTCGCACCTATGAGTTTCGTGCCCGGCTTGAGAACTTCCCCTTGCCGAATCCTGGGCCTTTCCGCAATCAAAATTGCAGCATCCTCTACGCTTGGAACGCGGCCCCTAAGCTGGCGAACGAAGCGAATCCGCCGCAGCTGAAGATCGAATGGATCGAATTCGAGAGCCCATTCTTGGAAGAGTGGCCTCCCGCATCGCACACCCGCATATTGTTTCCCAACCGTGACGGACTGACTGAGAACGATTACGCGCGGGAGGTGATCAAACGCTTTGCCACGCGAGCCTTTCGCGGGCCGATCGAAAAGCAGGAACTTGATCGACTAATGTCGTTTTGGACTCGGGCCCGTAGCGAAGCCGACTCGTTGGAAGCGAGCATCCGCGAAACGCTGAGCGTAGTTCTGACGGCAACACGTTTTCTGGCTCTCCCCGCCAGTCGCAGCGGCAGCACGGGCAAAGAACGACTGACCGATCATGAACTGGCGGCCCGACTTTCGTACTTTCTCTGGAGCAGCATGCCCGACGAAACGCTGCTGCAACTGGCGGAGCAAGGCAAGTTGCGAGACCCGCGCGTGCTCGCGGAACAGACGCGACGGATGCTTAAGGACCGCAACGCCTGGCAATTCATCGAACAGTTTGCTGAGCAGTGGCTTGAGCTCGACCGGTTGCAGCGCGTCACCGTCAACAAGAACCGTTACCCCGAGTACAACGACCAGCTCGCCTCCGCCATGAAGCAGGAGACGATCCACTTCTTCGCCCATGTGCTGCAAAATGACCTGAGCATCCTGAATTTTCTCGACGCGGATTTCACCTTCGTCAACGAGATCCTCGCCAAGCACTACGGCATCCCCGAAGTACACGGGTCGAATTTTCGCAAAGTGCAGCTCGATCCACTGCTCGAGCGCGGTGGGTTGCTTACGCAGGCGAGCGTGCTAACCGGCAATTCGGATGGCCTCGACGGGCATCCGATCAAACGCGGCATGTGGCTGCTCAAGAACTTGCTCGACGATCCACCTCCCCCGCCGCCACCCAATGTCCCAGAGCTCGACCGCGCCAGCGATCCCAAGCTCAAAGGGCTGACGATTACGCAGGCACTGGCTCTGCATCGCAATAGCTCGGCCTGTTCCGGTTGCCATAACAAGATCGATCCCTGGGGCATTGCCTTCGAAGAATACGATGCGATTGGCCAATGGCGAAAACAAAAGTCGACTCAGGCGATTGACACCAAAGCGGAACTTCCTACGGGCGTCACGATCAACGGGCTGCGCGAGTTAAAAATCGAGTTGCTTCGCACACGAAGCGATGATTTGCGCCAAGCGGTGCTACGCCGCGTGGCGAGCTACGCTCTGGGGCGTTCGTTGACGCTCAGCGACATGGAAGTGATCGATAGCTTGGTGCCTGCCTTGAAAAAACGTGAAGATCGGCTCTCTGCACTAATTGAACTAGTGATTGCTAGCGAGCCGTTCCAAACCAAGTGA